One Halobacterium zhouii genomic region harbors:
- the rocF gene encoding arginase produces MTRPVQIIGAPMDYGADRRGVDMGPSAIRYADLAQKLRSAGVDPSDSGDLLVPRAEERDPGDEAAKFLPEIEDVCSRLADEVAGAIAEDNLPLVLGGDHAVAIGSIAGSARDADVGVVWFDAHGDFNTPESSPSGNVHGMPLAAALGQGDFAEMPWANAPGLSEENVALVGLRKLDDHERRAIRDSDMTAFPMSEIDERGITAVTEDALDVASAGTDGVHVSFDVDWLDPDEAPGVGTPVRGGATYREAHAALEAVAERHRSDGVLRSMELVEVNPILDDTNRTADIAAELAASAMGKRIL; encoded by the coding sequence ATGACCAGACCAGTCCAGATCATCGGCGCGCCGATGGACTACGGCGCCGACCGACGCGGCGTCGACATGGGACCCTCAGCCATCCGCTACGCCGACCTTGCCCAAAAACTCCGCTCAGCCGGCGTCGATCCGTCCGACTCCGGCGACCTGCTCGTCCCGCGCGCAGAAGAACGCGACCCCGGCGACGAAGCCGCCAAGTTCCTCCCCGAGATCGAGGACGTCTGTAGTCGCCTTGCGGACGAAGTCGCTGGCGCCATCGCCGAGGATAACCTCCCGCTAGTCCTCGGTGGCGACCACGCGGTCGCCATCGGCTCCATCGCCGGCAGCGCGCGCGACGCCGACGTCGGCGTCGTCTGGTTCGACGCCCACGGCGACTTCAACACCCCCGAATCCAGCCCCAGCGGGAACGTCCACGGCATGCCACTCGCCGCCGCGCTCGGCCAGGGCGACTTCGCGGAGATGCCGTGGGCGAACGCCCCCGGCCTCAGCGAGGAGAACGTCGCGCTCGTCGGCCTCCGGAAACTCGACGACCACGAACGACGCGCCATCCGCGACAGCGACATGACCGCGTTCCCCATGAGCGAGATCGACGAACGCGGCATCACCGCCGTCACCGAGGACGCCCTCGACGTCGCCAGCGCCGGCACCGACGGCGTCCACGTCTCATTCGACGTCGACTGGCTCGACCCCGACGAAGCCCCCGGCGTCGGCACCCCAGTCCGCGGCGGCGCCACCTACCGCGAAGCCCACGCCGCCCTCGAAGCCGTCGCCGAACGCCACCGCAGCGACGGCGTCCTCCGTTCGATGGAACTCGTCGAAGTCAACCCCATCCTCGACGACACCAACCGCACCGCCGACATCGCCGCCGAACTCGCGGCGAGCGCCATGGGGAAACGGATCCTGTAA
- the cdd gene encoding cytidine deaminase, protein MDDADSSSGNPADGGSTSDVAADGPTNDELLDAARGALADAYVPYSEYTVGAALVTADGDVYTGCNIENANYSNSLHAEEVALSRAVAEGHTEFSKLVVASGERDGVTPCGMCRQTLAEFCTETFPVLCDEDGDLVEYTLGELLPNTITREMVER, encoded by the coding sequence ATGGACGACGCTGACTCCTCGAGTGGCAATCCCGCAGACGGCGGTTCGACTAGCGACGTGGCGGCCGACGGGCCGACGAACGACGAACTGCTGGACGCTGCTCGCGGCGCTCTCGCGGACGCCTACGTGCCGTACTCCGAGTACACGGTCGGCGCGGCGCTGGTCACCGCCGACGGCGACGTGTACACCGGGTGTAACATCGAGAACGCGAACTACTCGAACAGCCTCCACGCCGAGGAGGTCGCGCTCTCCCGGGCGGTCGCCGAGGGCCACACGGAGTTCTCGAAACTCGTCGTCGCGTCCGGCGAACGCGACGGCGTCACGCCCTGTGGGATGTGCCGGCAGACGCTCGCTGAGTTCTGCACCGAGACGTTCCCGGTGCTCTGTGACGAGGACGGCGACCTCGTGGAGTACACGCTCGGGGAACTGCTCCCGAACACCATCACGCGGGAGATGGTCGAGCGCTGA
- a CDS encoding GrpB family protein — protein MVGLERGTVELEPYDPAWREAYETEVECLRTIVGGRVRSFEHVGSTAVEGLPAKPVVDLLAVVDDPDETDTLVDVLESNGYEHRPNDDVPDRVFLAKGPPENRTHYLSLVERDSDCYREQVAFRDHLREHPNVAEEYAGLKRELAAEHGDDRAAYTAKKSAFVEQILDDATE, from the coding sequence ATGGTCGGACTCGAGCGCGGCACGGTCGAACTCGAGCCCTACGACCCGGCGTGGCGTGAGGCGTACGAAACAGAAGTCGAGTGTCTTCGCACCATCGTTGGTGGCCGCGTCCGCTCGTTCGAACACGTCGGTAGTACTGCGGTCGAAGGACTGCCCGCGAAACCAGTTGTCGACCTGCTAGCGGTCGTCGACGACCCCGACGAGACCGACACTCTCGTCGACGTGCTCGAGTCGAACGGCTACGAACACCGACCGAACGACGACGTCCCCGACCGCGTGTTCCTCGCGAAAGGACCGCCCGAGAATCGCACGCACTACCTCTCGCTCGTGGAACGTGACAGCGACTGCTACCGGGAGCAGGTCGCGTTCCGCGACCACCTCCGCGAGCATCCGAACGTCGCCGAAGAGTACGCCGGACTCAAACGGGAGTTGGCAGCCGAACACGGCGACGATAGGGCGGCGTACACCGCCAAGAAAAGCGCGTTCGTGGAGCAGATACTGGACGACGCGACGGAGTGA
- a CDS encoding Rrf2 family transcriptional regulator produces MSSIELTSSQKTILRSLVDLYTQQEQAVKGEDIAEEVDRNAGTIRNQMQSLKALQLVEGVPGPKGGYKPTTNAFEALEIQQLDSAAEIPILHEGEEVADVNVQEIDLTSVHHPDLCRAEIHLRGSIKDFHEGDRVTVGPTPLSKLVIEGTLDGKDDTSNVLILKIVSMEAPAEEPAH; encoded by the coding sequence ATGTCATCGATTGAATTGACCTCCAGCCAGAAGACTATCCTGCGCTCACTGGTAGATCTGTATACGCAGCAAGAGCAGGCAGTCAAGGGGGAGGACATCGCCGAGGAGGTAGACCGGAACGCGGGAACCATCAGGAATCAGATGCAGAGCCTGAAAGCACTCCAGTTGGTCGAGGGTGTGCCGGGACCGAAGGGCGGGTACAAGCCCACGACGAACGCCTTCGAAGCCCTCGAGATACAGCAACTCGACAGCGCCGCCGAGATTCCGATTCTCCACGAGGGCGAGGAGGTCGCGGACGTGAACGTCCAGGAGATAGACCTCACGAGCGTCCACCACCCCGACCTCTGCCGCGCCGAGATCCACCTCCGGGGATCGATCAAGGACTTCCACGAGGGCGACCGGGTGACCGTCGGCCCGACACCGCTGTCGAAGCTCGTCATCGAGGGCACGCTCGACGGGAAGGACGACACCAGCAACGTCCTGATCTTGAAGATCGTCTCGATGGAGGCCCCCGCCGAGGAACCGGCGCACTGA
- a CDS encoding ABC transporter permease, with protein sequence MNDDSPRATTESQPRWRRTLSRLVDASAKERMVISVAALVLAVAVGFVIVVLAGLAATCATKATVLGVPTPLCYDPVAVYHELFLGAIGHPLSGNWTPLHFRMAVTLQNATLLVFTGLAVAVSFRAGMFNIGVQGQMVLGALAAALATIHLGGVAPSGVLGTLVLVPVGVLAGAVAGGLWGALPGALKAYADANEVITTIMLNFVAANFAYVVVSSWFTPPDSSLVQTANIPTAAYIPTVPFAFQPRDSFSLLGLLFAVALVVGVAYLLARTVFGYDLRASGEQPEAAAYGGVSEKQTMVASMTLSGALGGVGGAVLVMMVQGRWLANLPQLGFDGITVSILAGNNPLGVGFAALLFGVLKSGSAAIGFGTDVPPSLVDVLRGLVILFVAMPEFFRMIGASLGVGGDVDA encoded by the coding sequence ATGAACGACGATTCGCCGCGGGCGACGACCGAATCCCAACCCCGGTGGCGGCGGACGCTGTCGCGTCTCGTCGACGCGTCGGCGAAAGAACGCATGGTCATCAGCGTCGCGGCGCTCGTGCTCGCCGTCGCCGTCGGATTCGTCATCGTCGTGCTCGCGGGGCTCGCCGCAACGTGCGCGACGAAGGCGACCGTCCTCGGCGTGCCGACGCCGCTGTGCTACGACCCGGTCGCGGTGTACCACGAACTGTTCCTGGGCGCCATCGGCCACCCGTTGAGCGGCAACTGGACGCCGCTGCACTTCCGGATGGCGGTGACCCTCCAGAACGCCACCCTGCTGGTGTTCACCGGCCTCGCGGTCGCGGTGTCGTTCCGCGCCGGCATGTTCAACATCGGCGTGCAGGGCCAGATGGTGCTTGGCGCGCTTGCGGCAGCCCTCGCGACCATCCACCTCGGCGGCGTCGCGCCCAGCGGCGTGCTCGGCACGCTCGTGCTCGTCCCCGTCGGCGTTCTCGCTGGTGCGGTGGCGGGCGGTCTCTGGGGCGCGCTTCCCGGCGCGCTGAAGGCGTACGCCGACGCGAACGAGGTCATCACCACTATCATGCTGAACTTCGTCGCCGCGAACTTCGCGTACGTCGTCGTCTCGTCGTGGTTCACGCCGCCGGACAGTTCGCTCGTGCAGACCGCGAACATCCCGACGGCAGCGTACATCCCGACCGTCCCGTTCGCGTTCCAGCCACGGGACAGTTTCAGTCTGCTCGGTCTCCTGTTCGCCGTCGCGCTCGTGGTCGGCGTGGCGTACCTGCTCGCGCGCACCGTGTTCGGATACGACCTCCGCGCGAGCGGCGAACAACCCGAGGCCGCGGCCTACGGCGGCGTCAGCGAGAAGCAGACGATGGTCGCGAGCATGACGCTCTCGGGCGCACTCGGCGGCGTCGGTGGCGCCGTGCTCGTGATGATGGTGCAGGGCCGGTGGCTCGCGAACCTCCCGCAACTCGGGTTCGACGGCATCACCGTCTCCATCCTCGCGGGCAACAACCCGCTCGGCGTCGGATTCGCCGCGCTCCTGTTCGGCGTGCTCAAGAGTGGCTCTGCGGCCATCGGGTTCGGCACGGACGTCCCGCCGTCGCTCGTGGACGTCCTGCGTGGCCTCGTCATCCTGTTCGTGGCGATGCCGGAGTTCTTCAGGATGATCGGCGCCAGCCTCGGCGTCGGGGGTGACGTCGATGCGTAA
- a CDS encoding NAD(P)/FAD-dependent oxidoreductase has translation MTTRVVVLGAGYAGAGAIPKLESELGADAELTWISDTDYHLVLHEAHRVIRDPGVAEKITVPTEDIKSPSTTFVQGSVENVDVEERVVELADGEDVEYDYALVGIGSDTATYGIDGMGEHPLTLKSLEDAREIHDKVKEAAREATREDPATVVVGGAGLSGIQSTGEIAEFRDRHNAPIDIYLVEALPEIFPPGDSEIQGALRHRLEDRDIEILTDDPITAANEDSIEFDERDVLDYDVFLWTGGVTGPSELGEVDVDKEHNRLNAESNLQTADDRVFAVGDCAMVEQADDEVAPPTAQAAWQAADVAAENIARAIEGRRLKTWTYEDQGTLISVGETALAHEVQMNGFSSPVRTFNGTPAKVLKKGAAARWIAKITSWPTALQSWDAL, from the coding sequence ATGACTACGAGAGTCGTCGTTCTCGGTGCTGGCTACGCGGGCGCCGGCGCGATACCAAAACTCGAATCCGAACTCGGCGCCGACGCCGAGCTCACCTGGATTTCGGACACTGACTACCACCTCGTCCTCCACGAGGCTCACCGCGTCATTCGAGACCCCGGCGTGGCTGAGAAGATTACGGTGCCCACAGAGGACATCAAGTCCCCGAGCACGACGTTCGTTCAGGGCAGTGTCGAGAACGTCGACGTCGAAGAACGCGTCGTCGAACTCGCAGACGGCGAGGACGTCGAGTACGACTACGCGCTCGTCGGCATCGGGTCGGACACCGCCACCTACGGCATCGACGGGATGGGCGAGCACCCGCTCACGCTGAAGAGCCTCGAGGACGCCCGAGAGATCCACGACAAGGTCAAGGAGGCCGCGCGCGAGGCGACCCGCGAGGACCCCGCGACGGTCGTCGTGGGCGGCGCCGGCCTGTCGGGCATCCAGAGCACGGGCGAGATCGCCGAGTTCCGCGACCGCCACAACGCGCCCATCGACATCTACCTGGTAGAGGCGCTGCCGGAGATCTTCCCGCCGGGCGACAGCGAGATCCAGGGCGCGCTCCGTCACCGTCTCGAAGACCGCGACATCGAGATTCTGACTGACGACCCCATCACGGCCGCGAACGAAGACAGCATCGAGTTCGACGAGCGCGACGTGCTCGACTACGACGTGTTCCTGTGGACGGGCGGCGTCACCGGGCCGAGCGAACTCGGCGAGGTCGACGTGGACAAAGAGCACAACCGCCTGAACGCGGAGTCGAACCTCCAGACGGCGGACGACCGCGTGTTCGCTGTCGGTGACTGCGCGATGGTCGAGCAGGCCGACGACGAGGTCGCGCCGCCGACCGCACAGGCAGCGTGGCAGGCCGCCGACGTCGCCGCGGAGAACATCGCGCGAGCGATCGAGGGCCGCCGGCTGAAGACGTGGACGTACGAGGACCAGGGAACGCTCATCTCCGTCGGCGAGACCGCGCTCGCCCACGAAGTCCAGATGAACGGGTTCTCCTCGCCGGTTCGCACGTTCAACGGCACGCCCGCGAAGGTGCTGAAGAAGGGCGCGGCGGCGCGCTGGATCGCAAAGATCACGTCGTGGCCGACGGCGTTGCAGTCCTGGGACGCGCTGTAG
- a CDS encoding ABC transporter ATP-binding protein, translating to MTSISLSGITKRFPGVVANDDVSITVEEGTVHALLGENGAGKTTLMNVLYGLYEADEGTIEVDGQPRTFDSPRDAINAGIGMIHQHFMLVDPMTVAENVVLGNEPRKWGGLRVDRDAARDAVQDLCDRYGFDVDPDARVEDVSVGVQQRVEILKALYRGADVLILDEPTAVLTPQEVEDLFDVLSELTAEGKTIIFITHKLGEALHAADDVTVLRDGKNVGSLPAADATREQLAELMVGREVLLDIEPSAGDPSETVLGVSNLTVTDSDGIDRVEDVSLDVRAGEVYGIAGVDGNGQSELVEAITGLQVPDEGSVEFDGEDVTDASRREHIDAGMSYVPEDRHERGLVMDFDLVANGILGSQHAPAFADDGRIDWQRARDHAEHVVDTYDVRPGDVDADSVSLSGGNQQKFIVGREFERDPDLVVVTHPTRGVDIGSTEFIRERLLELRDDGTAVLLVSSKLDEVTSLSDRLAVMYEGEFMDEVDPDDVTEEELGLLMAGQRPEAR from the coding sequence ATGACTTCGATTTCCCTGTCGGGAATCACCAAGCGGTTTCCCGGCGTTGTCGCGAACGATGACGTATCGATCACCGTCGAGGAGGGAACTGTCCACGCCCTGCTCGGCGAGAACGGCGCGGGAAAGACGACGCTGATGAACGTCCTGTACGGTCTCTACGAGGCCGACGAGGGGACCATCGAGGTCGACGGTCAGCCCCGGACGTTCGATTCGCCGCGGGACGCCATCAACGCCGGCATCGGGATGATCCACCAGCACTTCATGCTCGTGGACCCGATGACGGTCGCGGAGAACGTCGTGCTCGGCAACGAACCCCGGAAGTGGGGCGGGCTCAGGGTCGACCGGGACGCTGCCCGGGACGCCGTCCAGGACCTCTGTGACAGGTACGGCTTCGATGTCGACCCGGACGCCCGCGTCGAGGACGTGAGCGTGGGCGTCCAGCAGCGCGTCGAGATTCTGAAGGCGCTGTACCGCGGCGCAGACGTGCTCATCCTCGACGAGCCGACGGCGGTGCTCACGCCCCAGGAGGTCGAGGACCTCTTCGACGTGCTCTCGGAGCTCACCGCGGAGGGGAAGACGATAATCTTCATCACGCACAAACTCGGCGAAGCGCTGCACGCCGCCGACGACGTCACCGTGCTCCGAGACGGGAAGAACGTCGGGTCGCTGCCCGCTGCCGACGCGACCCGCGAGCAACTCGCGGAACTGATGGTCGGGCGGGAGGTGCTCCTCGACATCGAACCGTCGGCCGGCGACCCAAGTGAGACGGTTCTCGGCGTCTCGAACCTCACCGTCACGGACTCGGACGGCATCGACCGCGTCGAAGACGTCTCACTCGACGTGCGGGCGGGCGAAGTGTACGGCATCGCGGGCGTCGACGGGAACGGTCAGTCGGAACTCGTCGAAGCCATCACCGGCCTCCAGGTTCCCGACGAGGGCTCCGTCGAGTTCGACGGTGAGGACGTGACGGACGCGTCCCGCCGAGAACACATCGACGCCGGCATGTCCTACGTCCCCGAGGACCGCCACGAACGCGGTCTCGTGATGGACTTCGACCTCGTGGCAAACGGCATCCTCGGCAGCCAGCACGCCCCCGCGTTCGCCGACGACGGCCGCATCGACTGGCAGCGCGCACGCGACCACGCAGAGCACGTCGTGGACACCTACGACGTCCGACCGGGGGACGTGGACGCCGACTCCGTCTCCCTCTCCGGCGGCAACCAGCAGAAGTTCATCGTCGGCCGCGAGTTCGAACGCGACCCAGACCTGGTCGTCGTCACGCACCCGACGCGGGGCGTCGACATCGGGTCGACGGAGTTCATTCGTGAGCGGTTGCTCGAACTGCGCGACGACGGTACGGCGGTGCTGCTCGTCTCCTCGAAACTCGACGAGGTGACGAGTCTCTCCGACCGACTCGCAGTGATGTACGAGGGCGAATTCATGGACGAAGTGGACCCGGACGACGTGACCGAAGAGGAACTCGGACTCCTGATGGCCGGCCAGCGGCCGGAGGCCCGATGA
- a CDS encoding ABC transporter permease, with protein sequence MRKPERSTIASALVAFAVAVVVLGVLFPRSAAGELVDIASRPIMAEIALRLAVPITLAALGGIFAEKSGVINIGLEGLLIISAFTAVLAAWALGGDTSVDLWVGFLVGVLASVLLAGLFAVVCIEYEADQIIAGLAVWLVALGLAPFASTVVFGSKNTASISRFSEWTVPVLHDLFVNSGVAPLEYVGQVLLRANPIVYLMFAAVAASWYVLEYTAFGRWIEAAGENPKALDTAGVSVHHVRYAGVLISGVLAGIGGASLSVGHVGSFVGNGTTMIDGKGFIAIATYLFGNYNPLGTFAAAMLFSGLDSLQIGIQQFTPYDIPSQLIQSIPYVTVVLVLVLVGRTRTPDSAGEHYDTGEDS encoded by the coding sequence ATGCGTAAACCCGAGCGCTCTACCATCGCGAGCGCCCTCGTCGCGTTCGCCGTCGCGGTCGTCGTACTCGGCGTGTTGTTCCCGCGCAGCGCGGCGGGCGAACTCGTGGACATCGCGTCCCGGCCCATCATGGCCGAGATCGCGCTCCGACTCGCGGTCCCCATCACGCTCGCGGCGCTCGGAGGCATCTTCGCGGAGAAGTCCGGCGTCATCAACATCGGCCTCGAGGGCCTGCTCATCATCTCCGCGTTCACCGCGGTGCTCGCCGCGTGGGCGCTCGGCGGGGACACGTCCGTCGACCTCTGGGTCGGGTTCCTCGTCGGCGTGCTGGCGAGCGTCCTGCTCGCCGGCCTGTTCGCGGTCGTCTGCATCGAGTACGAGGCCGACCAGATCATCGCGGGCCTCGCGGTGTGGCTGGTCGCGCTGGGTCTCGCACCGTTCGCGTCCACGGTCGTGTTCGGGAGCAAGAACACGGCTTCCATCAGCCGGTTCAGCGAGTGGACGGTGCCCGTTCTCCACGACCTGTTCGTGAACTCGGGGGTTGCGCCACTGGAGTACGTCGGACAGGTGTTGCTCCGCGCGAACCCCATCGTCTACCTGATGTTCGCGGCGGTCGCGGCGTCCTGGTACGTCCTCGAGTACACCGCGTTCGGGCGGTGGATCGAGGCAGCCGGGGAGAACCCGAAAGCCCTGGACACCGCGGGGGTGAGCGTCCACCACGTGCGGTACGCGGGCGTCCTCATCTCCGGCGTGCTCGCCGGCATCGGCGGCGCATCCCTCTCCGTCGGCCACGTCGGGTCGTTCGTCGGGAACGGCACGACGATGATCGACGGCAAGGGGTTCATCGCCATCGCGACGTACCTGTTCGGGAACTACAACCCGCTCGGGACGTTCGCCGCAGCGATGCTGTTCTCCGGTCTGGACTCCCTCCAGATCGGCATCCAGCAGTTCACGCCGTACGACATCCCGTCCCAGCTCATCCAGAGCATCCCGTACGTGACGGTCGTGCTCGTACTCGTGCTCGTCGGCCGGACTCGCACGCCGGACTCGGCGGGCGAGCATTACGACACCGGCGAGGACAGCTAG
- a CDS encoding nucleoside phosphorylase, whose amino-acid sequence MPGNSEDPNDEVQYHIEVGEGDVANAVLLPGNPERIEKVTPVWDDHEEKAYHREYRTVTGEYDGTPISVTSTGIGSPSAAIAVEELARVGADTFIRVGSCGALQANMEPGDLVITSGAVRQEGTSDEYVREDYPAVADHEVVSALVAAAERLGHDYHVGLTMSSDSFYAGQGRPGFDGFEARDAEGMLDELRDTNVKNIEMEAAAILTLANIYGLRAGAVCSVFANRETGEFLTEGENRAVETASLAVKLLAKMDEKKREAGVDRWHAGLSLE is encoded by the coding sequence ATGCCCGGTAACAGCGAGGACCCGAACGACGAGGTCCAGTACCACATCGAAGTCGGGGAGGGCGACGTGGCGAACGCCGTCTTGCTCCCCGGGAACCCCGAGCGCATCGAGAAGGTGACGCCTGTCTGGGACGACCACGAGGAGAAGGCGTACCACCGCGAGTACCGCACCGTCACCGGCGAGTACGATGGAACCCCCATCTCGGTCACGTCGACCGGCATCGGGTCGCCGTCGGCCGCCATCGCCGTGGAGGAACTCGCGCGCGTCGGCGCTGACACCTTCATCCGCGTAGGTTCGTGTGGCGCGCTCCAGGCCAACATGGAACCGGGGGACCTCGTCATCACGTCCGGCGCCGTCCGTCAGGAGGGAACGAGCGACGAGTACGTCCGCGAGGACTACCCTGCGGTCGCGGACCACGAGGTCGTCTCCGCGCTCGTCGCCGCCGCCGAACGCCTCGGTCACGACTACCACGTCGGCCTCACGATGAGTTCGGACAGCTTCTACGCGGGGCAGGGTCGCCCCGGCTTCGATGGGTTCGAGGCGCGCGATGCGGAGGGGATGCTCGACGAACTCCGGGACACGAACGTGAAGAACATCGAGATGGAGGCCGCCGCCATCCTGACGCTCGCGAACATCTACGGCCTGCGCGCGGGCGCCGTCTGCTCGGTGTTCGCGAACCGCGAGACCGGGGAGTTCCTCACCGAGGGCGAGAACCGCGCCGTCGAGACGGCGAGCCTCGCGGTGAAACTGCTCGCGAAGATGGACGAAAAGAAGCGCGAAGCGGGCGTGGATCGGTGGCACGCGGGGCTGAGCCTGGAGTAA
- a CDS encoding NAD-dependent epimerase/dehydratase family protein — MNGNRVLVTGGAGFIGSNLSNHLAAENDVVALDNGYLGTAENLSDDVEFVEADVLDDDLPTDVDVVFHLAALSSRQMLEENPREGARVNIEGFVNVVEQARDDGCDTFVYASTSSIYGSQRDPCSEDMAVEASTGYDASMLGRERYAEYFADFHDLTLAGMRFFSVYQGYGGNEEHKGEFANTLSQFTDEIASGEAPVLWGDGSQTRDFTHVSDIVRGLELAAEHELDGVYNLGTGDTYSFNEMVELINDALGTDVEPEYEPVPLDNYVFHTCADPSKMHEATGWEPTVDFEDGVEQVVAPYREE; from the coding sequence ATGAACGGCAACCGTGTGCTCGTCACGGGCGGGGCTGGATTCATCGGATCGAACCTGTCGAACCATCTCGCCGCGGAGAACGACGTCGTCGCCCTCGACAACGGCTACCTCGGCACCGCCGAGAACCTCTCGGACGATGTGGAGTTCGTCGAGGCTGACGTGCTCGACGACGACCTGCCGACAGACGTCGACGTCGTCTTCCATCTCGCCGCGCTCTCTTCTCGGCAGATGCTCGAGGAGAACCCTCGGGAGGGTGCTCGCGTCAACATCGAGGGGTTCGTGAACGTCGTCGAGCAGGCCCGCGACGACGGCTGTGACACCTTCGTCTACGCCTCCACGTCCTCCATCTACGGCAGCCAGCGCGACCCGTGCTCGGAGGACATGGCCGTCGAGGCGTCCACGGGCTACGACGCCTCGATGCTCGGCCGCGAACGCTACGCCGAGTACTTCGCTGACTTCCACGACCTCACGCTCGCCGGCATGCGCTTTTTCTCCGTCTATCAGGGGTACGGCGGCAACGAGGAACACAAGGGCGAGTTCGCGAACACGCTCTCGCAGTTCACCGACGAGATCGCGAGTGGTGAAGCCCCCGTACTCTGGGGCGATGGTTCCCAGACCCGGGACTTCACGCACGTCTCGGACATCGTGCGCGGCCTCGAACTCGCCGCCGAACACGAACTCGACGGCGTCTACAACCTCGGCACCGGCGACACGTACTCGTTCAACGAGATGGTCGAGTTGATCAACGACGCCCTCGGGACGGACGTCGAACCCGAGTACGAACCCGTTCCTCTCGACAACTACGTCTTCCACACCTGTGCCGACCCCTCGAAGATGCACGAGGCGACCGGCTGGGAGCCGACCGTCGACTTCGAGGACGGCGTCGAACAGGTCGTCGCGCCGTACCGAGAGGAGTAG